Within Bacteroidota bacterium, the genomic segment GCCGTCTTGTTCCCTGATATCAGTCAGGTCAAAATGAGTTAGTAAATCTTCCGGGAAGAAATGCTTTAAAATATCTTGTGCTTCCATGTAGCTAAATTAATTGTATTTCATTTTCCCCACCTGTTTTATCGGGTGAACCGGATTTTATAGGAGGTCATAGGATTTAAGCGAATAAAAAAGGGAGTAGTTCCCAATATAATTGCTGATAATGAATGTGTTAGAAGAAACAGCAAAACAAAAAGTGGGGAGCTAATCATGAGGGTAGTTATAAAAGATGAAAATCAACAAAAGAATGAAATAATACCTTTTTCATTTTTTAGAATTAAACAAGTTTCATTCATCTAAGTGAAATTCAATTCTTAATTTTCTTTATCGTCGGAAAACTAACTCCGAATTGGAATGTTGATATCCTCGCATTTCCAAATGATTGTTTATCGTTAAATGCACGGCTAAATTCGTGGCAATACCGGGCAAACAAGTTCAATTTTATCTCAGATGAAGACTTTTTATTTGAAAAATAAATCCAATAACCCAGTTCAATAGGGAAACTAAAACTAACCTTATTAAAAAACTCCTTTGCGTCAAGTTTTAATTCCGCTTCCAAATCATTCGTGTATTTTCCTATACTTTTTTGGCTTGCAGACGAAAGTAAACTAAGCTGCGGTCCGACGGCAATAAAAAAGTCGGGTGTAACATTATAACGCATCATGACTGGAAATTCAATATAACTGAGTTTTAAATCGGTGTGTGTAAGAACTAATTCTGAAGGCAAATCAATTAAGGGATTGGTATTTTTAATCCCTTTTTGAGAGAGCGGTTTGAATTGTGGATTAAACTGCCAGCGTTCATTTAAATTCATATGCAATCCAAGCCCAAAATTTAAACCATATAACGTGCTACCATTTCCCATTTTCGAAATATTGCTTGCATTTAACGCTCCATCAATACTTAAATGAAGGTCCTCCGAAGCGAGTTTGTCTCCAAAAATGAGCAGTAAAATGGCAACCTGACCATAACTTGCGCCAATGATTAAGAAATTTAGCGCAAGCGTCATGAATAGTTTATAAAATATATTTCTCATATCCAATTGCAATAATTTTTAGTCCCAATTTTATACGTTAATAAAATCACAATTCAATTCATTAAAGCTTCCCATTTAATGGTAAACAAGTATCAATTTCACACAAAAACCTCACCTGCAATCTGTAATAAGCCTAATCTACAGTCATTTAACAAAGCGAATTCAATCAAGCAATTCATTAAAAAACTTTAGCTTAAAAAGTTTCCGTAAAAGTAATCAACTCCAATCATTTCAAGTGTCAACTTTAGTGGATTGTTTAATTTTCAATCTCATGGTAACTTTGTTCATGAATAAATTGCATTAAAATTTCAAGGTTATGAAAAAAACAATACTATTACTTTGCTTAACAATTCTAACAAATACTTTAATTAAAGCCCAGGATTTACAGTTTACACCTTTTGCAGGATATACATTTGCCGACAAGTTTAATTTTTACAGGGGAAATGCCAGAATTGGCGATGGATTCACGTATGGTGGAATATTATCGTATGTAATCCATAAAAGTGTTGCAATTGAATTAACATACAGCAGACAAGATTGTAATGCTTCAGCCTATTCCGATTATCACCAAATAGATGTATGGGGGCCAATGAGTGCAAACTACATTTATTTGGGCGGCAGTAAATTACTACCACTAAATGAGAAAATGTTATTATTTGCCGGTACAAATATTGGAATGGGAATTTATTCCGGGAAAGATAATAATCTTGGTTCAACCACCAAATTCGCTGTTGGATTTAACGGAGGGTTGAAATATTTTTTCTCTGATAGGGTTGGCTTGCGACTTCAAGCCAACCTGAATTTACCAATTACCGAAGTTGGCGCTGGTTTGTGGTG encodes:
- a CDS encoding PorT family protein gives rise to the protein MRNIFYKLFMTLALNFLIIGASYGQVAILLLIFGDKLASEDLHLSIDGALNASNISKMGNGSTLYGLNFGLGLHMNLNERWQFNPQFKPLSQKGIKNTNPLIDLPSELVLTHTDLKLSYIEFPVMMRYNVTPDFFIAVGPQLSLLSSASQKSIGKYTNDLEAELKLDAKEFFNKVSFSFPIELGYWIYFSNKKSSSEIKLNLFARYCHEFSRAFNDKQSFGNARISTFQFGVSFPTIKKIKN
- a CDS encoding porin family protein; translation: MKKTILLLCLTILTNTLIKAQDLQFTPFAGYTFADKFNFYRGNARIGDGFTYGGILSYVIHKSVAIELTYSRQDCNASAYSDYHQIDVWGPMSANYIYLGGSKLLPLNEKMLLFAGTNIGMGIYSGKDNNLGSTTKFAVGFNGGLKYFFSDRVGLRLQANLNLPITEVGAGLWWGGAGPSVGLSSRVPFLQFGFTGGLVFNLN